CCCTATGGTGTTGCCGCGGTAATCGTTTTCGCGACGTTGGCGGGCGGCCGCCAAGCGGAAGGCCTCACCGTAGCCGCTATCGTATTGGTGGTTCTGGCGCTGGACTGGGTGGCGATGATTTTCGCAGAAACCATTCTAAGGTGGATCGGAACGTCGCTTCAGGTGTTGGCGGTGGTGCTCGGGGTTACCCAGGCGGCTCTCGGTCTGCAAATCATCCTCCATAGCTTGAGTATGATTGAATGGTAGGACTTGGGGTCTGTTCGTGAACCAGCTCGCCACGGATACTTCGCGGTTTGGGTTCGACAGGATCCTCCCGGGAGGCGCGCGCTTTGTTCGGGCACCATCCCGGCTGAAGAGACCGCCGAACGTCCTTTCCTTCAGGCCAAAGAAATCATCCTGGACGGGCTCATGAGGGAACAAGACTTCGACGGCGACAGGCCATTACTGCAGATCTTGGATGTACCGAGGCGAAGTCAGGCGCCCCGATCGCACCGAATGCGATTCACAAGAAACGACTATCCAACCCAGCCCGTTGCCAGCGCGGCCGCCCAGTCGGGGCGGCCGTTTGCTTTTGCAATTCTCGACATAACCATGTGATTGTAGGCCACGGTGCGGAAATAGGGTCTCCAGCCGGACGCGGATTTCTCCAGGATGGCGTAGCTTGCCATCGGATGGCCGGTCTCCATCTTGTGCGGATAAGGTTTGTCATCGTCGTAAGCCGGGCAGCCGACGCTGCCGGGATTGACGATGAGGCGGCCATCGCGAAGCTGGACAAGGCGCGAAATATGGCTGTGGCCGCACAGGATCAAAGGCAAATCGATCCCATCCGCCAACGCCTCGATTTCTTTCAACGGCTTCGGATATACATGGCCCTCGGGCGAAACCGATTCCAGCCAGTAGAGATTGTCATCCTTGGGGGTCGCGTGGCAGAGATAGGCTTCATCTTTGTAGATGAGTTCGGCCGGCAGAGATCGCAGCCAGTCGAGATGACGCGGTAGAAGCTGCTGATAAGCAGCTTTATCGGAAACATGCATGGACTCCAGCTTCTGCTCGATCAGGTAGCGGTCGTGGTTGCCGCGCACAGTCGGAAGGGCGAGCGAGAGAAGCAGTTGGGCGGTCTTTCCTGCTTCCAGCGGGCTACTGAAGCAATCGCCGAGATTGACGATATCCGATATGTCTTGTGCCCGGATATCGGCAAGCACGGCCTCGAGAGCCAGATGATTACCGTGGATATCGGCGATCGCCGCAAACCGCATCGGCTAACTCCCGCGATAGGTGGAATAGCCGTAAGGCGAAAGCAGCAGCGGCACGTGATAATGGGCTTCGGTATCGGCGATGCCGAAGCGGATCGGCACGAGATCGAGAAAGGCCGGATGCGGCAGCGGCGTGCCCAACGCACGCAGATAATCGCCGGCATGGAACAGCAGTTCGTAGGTTCCTGCCTGGAAATTCTCGCCGGAAAGGATCGCGCCGCCCTCGACACGGCCGTCCGAATTGGTCTCTACCGTCTTGATGTGGTGGCGGATATCCCCATCCAGGCGAAAAAGGTCGATCCTCAGCCTTTCAGCAGGCTTACCGGAGGCAGTGTCGAGAACATGGGTCGTCAATCCGGTCATAGAGCTGGCTCGCTGATCGTGTATGAGGTTTCGAAGAAATGCTCTTGCAGATTGTCGCCGGGACCGTCCCTGTCGACAACGAGAAAGTCGCTTGATTTGCCGAGGACGAGCAGTGGGTGATGCCAGACGTTGCGGCGATAGTTCACGCCCTGGTCGCCGCGTGCGAGAAACACCTGCGGCCTGCCGGGCTCTCCATCCC
Above is a window of Rhizobium etli 8C-3 DNA encoding:
- the uraH gene encoding hydroxyisourate hydrolase, with product MTGLTTHVLDTASGKPAERLRIDLFRLDGDIRHHIKTVETNSDGRVEGGAILSGENFQAGTYELLFHAGDYLRALGTPLPHPAFLDLVPIRFGIADTEAHYHVPLLLSPYGYSTYRGS
- a CDS encoding metallophosphoesterase family protein, with product MRFAAIADIHGNHLALEAVLADIRAQDISDIVNLGDCFSSPLEAGKTAQLLLSLALPTVRGNHDRYLIEQKLESMHVSDKAAYQQLLPRHLDWLRSLPAELIYKDEAYLCHATPKDDNLYWLESVSPEGHVYPKPLKEIEALADGIDLPLILCGHSHISRLVQLRDGRLIVNPGSVGCPAYDDDKPYPHKMETGHPMASYAILEKSASGWRPYFRTVAYNHMVMSRIAKANGRPDWAAALATGWVG